The following proteins come from a genomic window of Methanoculleus caldifontis:
- a CDS encoding ParA family protein, translating to MLDITIVAFAHHKGGTGKTTSCLNIAGYLQKDGKRVLVVDCDPQANATTGLGVNPATIELSMYDVFMSVFEGFPDIVINDVIVPTASGIDLAPATLDLVGVEPYLYSIEDRAGLLREALARVRDNYDFILIDTPPSMGQFVINGLVAADHTIVTLDPGTFALRGMEALSTVFCDIRELLGEDVTADFAILTRWKGPSDQGAGTGGLALFLKRIFSGPTPQEEKEKERLKAFESEVRKAFRQVYAVPYSPAIYETQQQGLPISHYAPESDAGREYRAITTALRELDERHDEDV from the coding sequence GTGCTGGATATCACTATTGTAGCGTTTGCCCACCATAAGGGTGGCACCGGAAAGACGACATCGTGCCTCAACATAGCAGGCTATCTCCAGAAAGACGGGAAGCGCGTACTGGTCGTAGACTGCGACCCGCAGGCCAATGCCACCACGGGACTTGGAGTCAACCCCGCGACTATCGAGCTGAGCATGTATGATGTCTTTATGAGCGTCTTCGAAGGTTTTCCCGACATCGTGATCAACGATGTGATTGTGCCCACGGCCTCAGGGATCGATCTCGCTCCGGCGACCCTGGACCTCGTGGGGGTCGAGCCCTACCTTTACAGCATCGAGGACAGGGCGGGACTGCTCAGAGAGGCGCTCGCCCGGGTGAGGGACAACTACGACTTCATCCTGATCGATACGCCCCCCAGCATGGGCCAGTTCGTCATCAACGGTCTTGTCGCAGCGGACCATACCATCGTCACCCTCGATCCCGGCACCTTCGCCCTGAGAGGCATGGAGGCCCTCTCGACAGTCTTCTGCGATATCAGGGAACTGCTCGGCGAGGACGTCACTGCGGACTTTGCCATCCTGACCCGCTGGAAGGGCCCCAGCGACCAGGGGGCCGGCACCGGCGGTCTTGCGCTCTTCCTGAAACGGATCTTTTCCGGCCCGACGCCTCAAGAGGAGAAGGAGAAAGAGCGGTTGAAGGCGTTCGAATCCGAGGTCAGAAAGGCCTTCAGGCAGGTCTACGCAGTCCCATATTCACCTGCCATCTACGAGACACAACAACAGGGGCTTCCCATCTCCCATTATGCGCCGGAGAGCGATGCAGGCAGGGAGTACCGTGCGATAACGACTGCGCTTCGGGAACTCGACGAGAGACATGACGAGGATGTGTAA
- a CDS encoding adenine deaminase, protein MKDGYVVGLGEYEGRREYDLAGTYVVPGLIDAHVHIESSLLAPAEYARLVLARGTTTVVADPHEIANVCGAPGIEYMLAEGARTPLDILVMLPSCVPATPLDAGGAVLTAEDLARFRGHEGVIGLGEVMNVPGVLSGDPDLRAKMDLFEVVDGHSPFLSGKDLNAYVYAGAQSDHECTTLEEAREKLLRGMYIMIREGSTEKNLKDLLPLVDACTAPRCCFATDDRHADMLAGEGHIDDCIKKAVASGLRVELALRMATLSAAERFGLRDRGALVPGRLADFCAVDDLDSFHVLRTFKRGVEVVDAGYREPACPAAPLHARVPEPLDIRIAGSGEARVIGIVPGQITTRALRCPVDAANIPDTGRDILKAVVTDRYRAVGSGVGLVHGFGLKAGAIAGSVSHDSHNIVAVGVGDADIVRAIGEVVRLGGGLAVVCGREVTSLPLEEHARRLGAIQNPFMYLSFLALTVIPELRVTERGVFDVTAFCDMPLFCERRE, encoded by the coding sequence GTGAAGGACGGCTACGTCGTCGGCCTCGGCGAGTACGAGGGGAGGCGGGAGTACGACCTTGCAGGGACCTATGTGGTGCCCGGCCTGATCGACGCCCATGTCCATATCGAGAGTTCTCTCCTCGCACCGGCGGAGTATGCCCGGCTCGTCCTCGCCCGCGGCACGACGACCGTGGTCGCCGACCCCCACGAGATAGCGAACGTCTGCGGGGCGCCGGGGATCGAGTATATGCTTGCCGAGGGAGCGCGGACGCCGCTCGATATTCTCGTCATGCTCCCCTCCTGCGTCCCGGCAACGCCCCTTGATGCGGGCGGCGCGGTGCTCACGGCAGAAGACCTCGCCCGGTTCCGGGGGCACGAGGGGGTCATCGGGCTTGGGGAGGTGATGAACGTCCCCGGCGTCCTCTCCGGCGATCCGGATCTCCGGGCGAAGATGGACCTCTTCGAGGTCGTCGATGGCCATTCGCCGTTCCTCTCCGGGAAGGACCTGAACGCCTACGTCTATGCGGGGGCGCAGAGCGACCACGAATGCACGACGCTTGAGGAAGCGCGGGAGAAGCTCCTCCGCGGGATGTATATCATGATCCGCGAGGGCTCGACGGAGAAGAACCTCAAGGACCTCCTGCCGCTTGTGGATGCCTGCACGGCGCCGCGGTGCTGCTTTGCCACCGACGACCGGCATGCCGATATGCTCGCCGGCGAGGGGCATATCGACGACTGTATCAAAAAAGCGGTCGCTTCCGGCCTCAGGGTCGAACTGGCGCTCCGGATGGCCACGCTCTCGGCCGCCGAGCGGTTCGGGCTCCGTGACCGGGGCGCCCTTGTCCCGGGAAGACTTGCCGACTTCTGCGCCGTCGACGACCTCGACTCTTTCCACGTTCTCCGGACGTTCAAGCGCGGCGTCGAGGTTGTCGATGCCGGCTACCGCGAGCCTGCCTGCCCTGCGGCCCCCCTGCACGCCCGCGTGCCGGAGCCGCTCGATATCCGGATCGCCGGCAGTGGGGAGGCGCGGGTGATCGGGATCGTGCCCGGCCAGATCACGACCCGCGCCCTGCGCTGCCCGGTGGATGCCGCCAACATCCCCGACACCGGCCGGGACATCCTCAAAGCCGTCGTCACCGACCGTTACCGGGCGGTCGGCTCCGGCGTCGGGCTCGTCCACGGCTTCGGCCTCAAGGCCGGGGCGATCGCGGGCTCGGTCTCCCACGACTCCCACAACATCGTCGCCGTCGGGGTCGGTGACGCCGATATCGTCCGGGCAATCGGCGAGGTGGTCCGGCTCGGCGGAGGGCTCGCGGTCGTTTGCGGGCGCGAGGTGACCTCCCTTCCCCTCGAGGAGCACGCCCGGCGGCTCGGCGCGATCCAGAATCCCTTCATGTACCTCTCGTTCCTCGCCCTGACCGTCATCCCCGAGCTTCGGGTCACTGAACGGGGCGTCTTTGATGTCACGGCGTTTTGCGACATGCCGCTGTTTTGTGAGAGAAGAGAGTAG
- a CDS encoding M48 family metalloprotease, producing MHKGDRDSRFYRIFQELQEQGLISRKRRLVQCRFTLSIRAYPALNSIRYRRTFYDRHLAGANDDTLRFVLLHEEGHIRKGSSLTSALPGLPVLPCLALLHPPIESLPAIGLSLLQTTGGLLAAKLGLIVLLVLTAFVAYRAYYRRMCDEEFIADRYAAEAMRRCYRIRDPAALLQNLFAGLPGRAPSSCRRKTGGLLQAIRGLSGSEPDYHPPIAERVRKVRDGNSVEGRTATCFSR from the coding sequence ATGCATAAGGGCGACCGGGACTCCCGTTTCTACAGGATATTCCAGGAACTCCAGGAGCAAGGGCTGATCAGCCGCAAAAGAAGACTGGTGCAGTGCCGCTTCACCCTCTCCATACGGGCGTACCCGGCACTCAACTCCATCCGCTACCGGCGGACATTCTACGACAGGCACCTTGCAGGAGCAAACGACGACACGCTCCGGTTCGTCCTGCTCCACGAAGAGGGGCATATCAGGAAAGGCTCCTCGCTCACCTCCGCCCTCCCTGGCCTCCCGGTTCTCCCGTGCCTCGCCCTCCTCCACCCCCCTATCGAGTCGCTGCCTGCAATTGGCCTCTCGCTCCTGCAGACCACGGGCGGCCTGCTCGCTGCAAAGCTCGGCCTCATCGTCCTCCTCGTCCTGACGGCCTTCGTTGCCTACCGGGCGTACTACCGTCGCATGTGCGACGAGGAGTTCATAGCCGACCGGTATGCAGCAGAGGCGATGAGGCGATGCTACCGGATCAGGGATCCTGCGGCCCTCCTCCAGAACCTCTTCGCGGGCCTGCCGGGCAGGGCGCCATCCTCGTGCCGCAGGAAGACCGGAGGCCTCCTGCAGGCCATCCGCGGGCTCTCTGGCTCCGAACCCGACTACCACCCCCCCATCGCCGAGCGCGTACGGAAAGTCCGCGACGGGAACTCCGTCGAGGGCCGCACGGCAACCTGTTTTTCTCGCTGA